A genomic segment from [Flavobacterium] thermophilum encodes:
- a CDS encoding Transposase and inactivated derivatives, whose amino-acid sequence MLTVQQAVFTVEGLIGKVQQQKQLIHQLIQENEHLRHENKQLRKENEQLKYRVQELEARTKKNSSNSHLPPSSDRFEKKRSSREPSGKKPGGQEGHEGKTLRQVEHPHHRVVHRVHTCQGCGASLREVKPFKVDIRQVFDVPPAAIEVTQHEREVKSCPHCRCVQQAEFPSHVTNHVQYGPRLTALVVYLHHIQLIPYKRLSDTIEALV is encoded by the coding sequence ATGTTGACGGTACAACAAGCTGTATTTACAGTTGAGGGCTTAATCGGCAAAGTTCAACAACAAAAACAGCTCATTCATCAACTCATTCAAGAAAATGAACATTTGCGTCACGAAAACAAACAACTACGCAAAGAAAATGAACAACTGAAGTACCGTGTTCAAGAGCTGGAAGCACGCACGAAAAAAAACAGCTCCAATAGCCATTTGCCCCCATCTTCTGACCGTTTTGAGAAAAAGCGTTCCTCCCGCGAGCCGTCTGGCAAAAAGCCTGGTGGGCAAGAGGGACATGAGGGGAAGACGCTCCGTCAAGTGGAACATCCACATCATCGTGTCGTCCACCGTGTGCATACGTGTCAAGGATGTGGAGCTTCTTTGCGTGAAGTCAAACCGTTCAAAGTCGATATCCGTCAAGTGTTTGATGTCCCTCCTGCGGCGATCGAGGTGACACAACATGAACGTGAAGTGAAATCGTGTCCACATTGTCGATGCGTGCAACAAGCCGAATTCCCATCCCATGTCACGAATCATGTGCAATACGGTCCACGGCTCACGGCGCTCGTTGTTTATTTACATCATATCCAATTGATCCCGTACAAGCGTTTAAGTGATACAATCGAAGCGTTAGTTTAA
- a CDS encoding DNA repair protein RadC: protein MLYKERQIKSPEDAYRLLKPFLVEADREKFVVVCLDTKNQPTAINVCHVGSLNASIVHPREVMKAAILSNSASIIVAHNHPSGHCEPSREDIEVTKRLVEAGRIHSRINRNRETLVGPLFFFIHMQEFACFC, encoded by the coding sequence GTGCTGTACAAGGAGCGTCAAATCAAATCTCCGGAAGATGCGTACAGGCTGTTGAAGCCGTTTCTTGTGGAAGCAGACCGTGAGAAGTTTGTCGTTGTCTGCCTTGACACGAAAAACCAGCCGACTGCCATCAACGTTTGCCATGTCGGAAGCCTGAACGCTAGTATCGTGCATCCGAGGGAGGTGATGAAGGCTGCCATTCTCTCCAATTCGGCTTCCATCATCGTTGCCCATAACCATCCGAGCGGTCATTGCGAGCCGTCGAGGGAAGACATTGAAGTGACAAAAAGGCTCGTGGAGGCAGGAAGGATCCACTCGAGGATTAATCGAAACAGAGAAACATTGGTTGGGCCTCTATTTTTTTTCATTCATATGCAGGAGTTTGCTTGTTTTTGTTGA
- a CDS encoding transposase, IS605 OrfB family, which yields MYFCIKQQLNGLTKEEYLTLRELCHIAKNMYNVGLYNVRQYYFEHKEFLNYEKNYHLAKTNENYKLLNSNMAQQILKKVNEAFKSFFGLISLAKQGKYDYKAISIPKYLKKDGFHSLIIGQIRIDGNKFTIPYSRLFKKTHKPITITIPPVLLDKKIKQIEIIPKHHARFFEIQYKYEMPEDQRELNDQKALAIDLGLNNLATCVTSDGRSFIIDGRRLKSINQWFNKENARLQSIKDKQKIKGTTRKQALLAMNRNNKVNDYINKTCRYIINYCIENQIGKLVIGYAETWQRNMNLGKKTNQNFVNIPLGNIKEKLEYLCEFYGIEFLKQEESYTSQASFFDGDEIPEYNADNPKEYKFSGKRIKRGLYRTKSGKLINADVNGALNILKKSKAVDLSVLCSSGEVDTPQRIRIA from the coding sequence ATGTATTTTTGTATCAAACAACAGCTAAATGGTTTGACCAAAGAAGAATACTTGACTCTTCGAGAACTGTGCCATATTGCCAAGAACATGTACAACGTCGGATTGTACAATGTCAGACAATACTATTTTGAACACAAGGAATTTCTTAATTATGAGAAAAATTATCATCTTGCAAAAACTAACGAAAACTATAAGCTGTTAAACAGCAACATGGCACAGCAAATTTTAAAAAAGGTTAATGAAGCCTTTAAATCTTTCTTTGGTTTGATCAGTCTTGCCAAACAAGGAAAATATGACTACAAGGCTATCAGTATTCCAAAATATCTTAAAAAAGATGGCTTTCATTCACTGATCATTGGCCAGATTCGTATAGACGGCAACAAATTCACGATACCGTATTCTCGCCTATTTAAAAAGACTCACAAGCCTATCACGATAACGATTCCGCCTGTGTTACTGGACAAAAAGATTAAGCAGATTGAAATCATTCCTAAGCATCATGCCAGGTTCTTTGAGATTCAGTACAAATATGAAATGCCTGAAGATCAAAGAGAATTAAATGACCAAAAAGCACTGGCAATTGATTTAGGATTAAACAATCTTGCCACTTGTGTCACATCAGACGGCAGATCATTCATCATTGATGGGCGGAGATTAAAAAGTATAAATCAATGGTTTAACAAAGAAAATGCCAGACTTCAAAGCATAAAAGATAAGCAAAAAATCAAAGGCACCACTCGTAAACAGGCTTTGCTTGCTATGAATCGCAATAATAAAGTGAATGATTATATCAACAAGACTTGCCGTTACATCATTAACTACTGTATTGAAAATCAAATTGGCAAACTTGTCATTGGCTATGCGGAAACATGGCAACGCAATATGAATCTAGGAAAAAAGACAAATCAAAACTTTGTCAATATTCCTCTCGGTAACATAAAAGAAAAACTAGAATATCTTTGTGAATTTTACGGCATTGAATTCTTGAAACAGGAAGAATCCTATACGTCTCAAGCCAGCTTTTTTGACGGCGATGAGATTCCTGAATATAATGCCGACAATCCAAAAGAATATAAGTTCAGCGGCAAACGTATTAAGCGCGGCTTGTATCGAACAAAGTCTGGCAAACTAATTAATGCTGATGTCAATGGCGCATTAAACATCTTAAAGAAAAGTAAAGCTGTAGACCTGAGTGTCTTATGCTCTAGCGGCGAAGTGGACACGCCTCAAAGAATAAGGATTGCTTGA
- a CDS encoding Domain of uncharacterised function (DUF955), whose product MIAKDNLEMILEHNKTHLPKMKRAMDRIYSLGDPLAHVKPLDFIKTYLYEHANVLQFPIQHADYGGLVYYYNGDYYVHINTAQPRIYENFMWAHEFYHFFFDKEKIKNPDQNFIMIDHIYDEKERLPNLFAAEFLINDFVLERSFRFLETAHMKQSLSQKIMRLISVFQIPYKALVVKLAQNELITINEAKDALDYDYRNRIPHDIDKSLFEPSYTINISGFDELYEKAKGLMYEEDLQSIKKFYDKLYEQVLASVHDQRGTKG is encoded by the coding sequence TTGATTGCAAAAGACAATCTTGAAATGATTCTAGAGCATAACAAAACACATTTGCCGAAAATGAAAAGGGCAATGGACCGTATTTACTCCCTCGGAGATCCTCTTGCTCATGTAAAGCCGCTTGATTTTATAAAAACTTATCTTTACGAGCATGCAAATGTATTGCAGTTTCCGATTCAACATGCTGACTATGGTGGGCTTGTGTATTACTATAACGGTGATTATTATGTCCATATTAATACCGCACAGCCGAGAATATATGAAAATTTCATGTGGGCGCACGAGTTTTATCATTTCTTTTTTGACAAGGAGAAAATTAAGAACCCTGACCAAAATTTTATCATGATTGATCATATTTATGATGAAAAAGAGCGGCTTCCTAATCTCTTTGCTGCCGAATTTTTAATTAATGATTTTGTGTTGGAAAGAAGTTTTCGATTTTTGGAGACCGCTCACATGAAACAATCTCTCTCCCAAAAAATTATGCGATTAATCAGTGTCTTCCAGATCCCGTACAAAGCGTTAGTTGTGAAACTTGCTCAAAACGAATTGATCACGATTAACGAAGCAAAAGATGCATTGGACTATGATTATAGAAATCGTATTCCCCATGATATAGACAAATCATTGTTCGAGCCTAGTTATACGATAAACATCAGCGGGTTTGATGAATTATATGAAAAGGCAAAAGGATTGATGTATGAGGAGGATCTTCAATCGATTAAAAAATTTTATGATAAGCTATATGAACAAGTGTTGGCGTCAGTGCATGATCAAAGGGGGACGAAAGGATGA
- a CDS encoding Transposase and inactivated derivatives, which translates to MVKRGREALESNMDIIEDALLESNILHVDETSLRINGKLAWVHVACTSGYTYLAPHASRGKKATDDIGILPRYEGTMMHDAFGTYPRYTKATHALCHAHHLRELKGFIEQGHTWAMRMTTFLLAAKQAVEAHHGALSEEEARRWERVYDRILERAQHRLETMTPLPKKALAFVRRLQKRKEEALRFLREVHVPFDNNQAERDLRMVKVKENISGTFREETFAQSFCIARSIVSTLTKHEKNVWDSLCLLLAGETIDRVLSAT; encoded by the coding sequence ATGGTGAAACGAGGACGCGAAGCGCTGGAATCAAATATGGACATCATCGAAGACGCCTTACTTGAATCCAACATCCTGCATGTCGATGAAACGAGTTTGCGCATCAATGGGAAACTCGCATGGGTGCATGTCGCGTGTACATCGGGATATACATACTTGGCTCCTCACGCTTCTCGTGGAAAAAAAGCGACCGATGATATTGGGATTCTTCCCCGATATGAAGGGACGATGATGCACGATGCGTTCGGTACGTATCCGAGATACACGAAAGCCACCCATGCCCTTTGTCATGCCCACCATTTGCGTGAGTTAAAAGGATTCATCGAACAGGGGCATACGTGGGCGATGCGCATGACCACGTTTCTGTTAGCCGCCAAGCAAGCCGTCGAAGCCCATCACGGTGCACTTTCCGAAGAAGAAGCGAGACGGTGGGAACGAGTGTATGATCGCATCCTAGAAAGAGCACAACACCGATTAGAAACGATGACGCCTCTTCCGAAAAAAGCACTCGCTTTTGTTCGACGCCTTCAAAAACGAAAGGAAGAAGCGCTGCGTTTCTTACGTGAAGTACATGTTCCCTTTGACAACAACCAAGCCGAACGCGATCTTCGCATGGTTAAAGTCAAAGAGAACATTTCGGGTACGTTTCGCGAAGAAACATTCGCGCAGTCGTTTTGCATCGCAAGAAGCATCGTTTCCACACTGACGAAACACGAAAAAAACGTGTGGGATTCGTTATGTCTTCTGTTGGCAGGCGAAACGATCGATCGAGTTCTTTCCGCTACCTAG